The following DNA comes from Ricinus communis isolate WT05 ecotype wild-type chromosome 10, ASM1957865v1, whole genome shotgun sequence.
AATAAGAGTTAGCTCTTGCAGGCCTGGGATTCGAGATTCTGAAGATTATGAAAGATGCCAGTAAAGGACTCTGGCAATTAGAGTCTTGAGATCAATAAAGAGGGGATGAATGTAGAAAACTTCTAGTGCAAGCATTGTGTTTATTATGCTTTTTAgcttctgtttttttttttttttttcctgattATGTGACTAGATTTCATTTCTTGGTGCCATCTTGACGAGCTGTTTGTCATCCTATCAATGATACACCCCATAGCTAACATGTTAAACTGTTCAATTTTTTGCGGAGATTCTTTCTGATAGTCTAGAACATTCTCTGGATTACAAGTAGAAAAACCTTCAAACAATCCACATTGCATGTCTGAGTTTGCTCGTGTGTGTGTTTGTGTCTCGTGCATGTGCATTTGTTTGTCGTTTGCCCCTGGCAGGCTGTTGGTTTAAAGagaagttaaaagaaaagaaaaaagaaagaatgaaaCCAGTTTAATTACAAGAGGAGATTTATCAAGtatgtatttatttgtatGAAACCTATGTTGGAAATGTTGGCTACATTATGCACAAGGACTTCTATAGATCAATTTGATTAACACCTGTTGTTTCCAACAGCCGGTGTACAAGTATCACATGGGTTCCAGGAGGTGATGGGGCTTTTGTTGTTGCTCATGCTGATGGAAATTTGTACGTGTATGAGAAGGCAAGCCTCACCTTTTAAAAGGAAATAGTTTTAGTACTTCCTTAAATATGAAACTTCAATATCTATGGTCAGTGATATGGATATTTActtaaatatcattttctaGAGTAAAGATGGTGCAGGTGATTCTTCATTTCCCGTTATCAAAGATTTGACTCAATTTTCTGTTGCACATGCGCGGTATAGTAAGGTACAAGACTTGATTTCTAGTTTAAACAAAATTACTCTAGTTATGTTCTTGTTTGGATCATTGCCCTAAAATTAGTTTCAAGTTGGTATTTTGCAATTTACACTGAAAATTGTGCTTTGTTCCATTCTTTGGCTGCAAAACATTGTTTATATGGTATACATGGTATCATTTTCTGACTTCTGCAAATTACATGCAGAGTAACCCTATTGCCAGATGGCATATTTGCCTAGGTTCAATCAATAGCATTGCTTTCTCAGGAGATGGAGCCTACTTAGCTACTGTTGGAAGAGATGGTATAAACATTTTCCTTATGTGCTTTTGTCCCTTGTGCATCTACTTTTACTCATATGTGCTAGTAACCTAATTGAGCTTAGTCGTGTAAATAATGCAGGCTATTTGCGTGTTTTTGACTATATTAAAGAACAACTTATATGTGGTGGGAAAAGTTATTATGGTGCTCTACTATGTTGTGCTTGGAGGTAAGtgacttttataaatattcaagCCACAGATAATTGCTACTTGTTAGACTAGACATTAATATCACGTGATTAACAAAGTATTACATATCAGCATGGATGGAAAATACATTTTAACTGGAGGTGAAGATGATTTAGTTCAAGTTTGGAGTATGGAGGACCGGAAGGTTGTGGCGTGGGGTGAGGGGCATAACTCGTGGGTAAGATtcttattgaataattatgaGTTTCTGTTAGTTTATTGGACATGATTGTGACTGtcttattcaatttttacttGATGATGCTTCCAGGTTAGTGGAGTGGCTTTTGATTCATACTGGTCATCACCAAATTCAGATGGTACTGGAGAGACCATAATGTACCGGTTTGGATCTGTTGGCCAGGTATGATAGAAgcattatttaatataatgagTAAATTCTCATGGACGTTCCTTCCTTTCAAGTATCTTGTCAGTTTAGTAGTTCCTACAATTAATCTCCTGAATTTTGGTTCTTTGCAAGTCACATACATTTGATACTTGCTCATTGTCAATGCAACAGTTTGGGTGGAGGAAATTGGGATaggaagtggtaaattttgaTAGATTTTTTCAGGATACTCTTTatctaaaaagaaagagtagaaaatttagatgatgatgatgatgatctttttctcttttgagaaaaagtttagaaattattggACCTCTGTTTTTCTGTTTAATCTTTGAGAGTAAGAGGAAGAGGCTGGGATGGTTGGGCAGAGTGAAGAACAAGGCCTGAATGAAGTTGAGACTGAGGCTTTGGAAACTAATATGATAACTTGTGATCAATAGTCATTAGTAACACTCTTTCTTCAGTTCTTTCTCAACTTTTGACTCCATCATATTTTTGTATGCTTTAAGCTCTCCGTGATTAATCTTGTTGCTACTTGTATATTTCCAAGCAGGACACACAGTTGCTTCTCTGGGACCTAGAAATGGATGAGATTGTTGTGCCATTACGTCGATGCCCTCCTGGTGGATCTCCCACTTTCAGTACAGGAAGTCAGTCATCACATTGGGACAACGTTGTGCCAGTTGGTACACTGCAACCAGCTCCAAGCATGCGAGATGTACCAAAACTTTCCCCAGTAGTTTCTCATCGTGTTCATACTGAACCCCTTTTTGGCTTGTTATTTACTCAGGAATCTGTTCTGACTGTGTGTCGAGAGGGCCACATTAAAATTTGGATGAGACCTGGGACTGCAGAAAGCCAGACAGGCAACTCCGAAACTGTTTTGAGTAGCAGTTTGAAGGACAAGCCTTTATTATCAAGTAAGACTGGCAGTTCTAGTTATAAGCAATGACCAAACGTTCATCAGATACAAGGAAGAACCAATCTCTTTTTCCGtggatttatatttttaatttgctaTATGGACGTTCTGTTTTCAGCCAGTTGGTATTCCTGCAAATGGGCACTGAAGGAGAGTAATTGGTTTGCAGTGAGATTAATTAACTGGATACCATTTTATATCTAGGGATAAAATTACTATTGATGGCACTAAGAGCCTGAGAGGGAAAGGACCTCCTTTGTAAGTACAAAACGGCTATTGctaggatatatatatatatatatatatatatatatatatctctactGCATATATTGAATTTACTGACGGGGAATAATTGGGAATTCCTTTGAGATTTGTGTTTCTTGGAGGTGAATGTTCGTTTAATTCTATTGGTATGAAATGCCACAATTGCCATATATGTTAACTTTCACGCCGAGACACAAACAGCTTCATGTAATGACTGGAAACAAaactaatttgcctcttggaTTTTTGGGCAACTTGATCAGTCTTAAGTCTGGGTTGCAATAACATGTGATGTGAGAGGGAGATAAAACTTGGTCAAAATACATACAACATTAAGTACCATGTTAGCAGTAGACAATGTATACTTTGGTGTATTCTGAGACTACTACTTGTAGTAATTGTAAAATgaccccttttctttttacaattaataacCTTTTCAGAGGGAAAGGTGGGTCTCGAGCTTCAGCTCCTGGTCCTG
Coding sequences within:
- the LOC8284539 gene encoding dystrophia myotonica WD repeat-containing protein; the encoded protein is MINTTNGMISTSSASGNTQSPGLKTYFKTPEGRYKLHYEKTHPSGLLHYAHGKTVTQVTLANLKDKPAPSTPTGSASSFSASSGVRSAAARLLGAGNGSRALSFVGGNGGSKSVSGSSRIGSLGASSSSNSMINPNFDGKGTYLIFNVGDAIFISDLNSQDKDPIKSIHFSNSNPVCHAFDQDAKDGHDLLIGLNSGDVYSVSLRQQLQDVGKKLVGAQHYNKDGSVNNSRCTSITWVPGGDGAFVVAHADGNLYVYEKSKDGAGDSSFPVIKDLTQFSVAHARYSKSNPIARWHICLGSINSIAFSGDGAYLATVGRDGYLRVFDYIKEQLICGGKSYYGALLCCAWSMDGKYILTGGEDDLVQVWSMEDRKVVAWGEGHNSWVSGVAFDSYWSSPNSDGTGETIMYRFGSVGQDTQLLLWDLEMDEIVVPLRRCPPGGSPTFSTGSQSSHWDNVVPVGTLQPAPSMRDVPKLSPVVSHRVHTEPLFGLLFTQESVLTVCREGHIKIWMRPGTAESQTGNSETVLSSSLKDKPLLSSKTGSSSYKQ